The Caulobacter sp. FWC26 genome contains a region encoding:
- a CDS encoding DUF6491 family protein has protein sequence MSKMTPLARVALIGLAVAGFSASAALAHQAPAKPAKPARQCFYLSDWRGWTAPDKNTLYMKVRGRDVYRVDLAYGSNQLTWPGSHLVSVVRGPDSVCHPLDLDLRVSDGFGFAMPIRAKAITKLTPEEIAALPKKDRP, from the coding sequence ATGAGCAAGATGACCCCCCTGGCGCGCGTGGCGCTGATCGGGCTCGCCGTCGCGGGCTTCTCGGCTTCCGCCGCCTTGGCCCACCAGGCGCCGGCCAAGCCCGCCAAGCCGGCCCGACAATGCTTCTACCTGTCCGACTGGCGCGGCTGGACAGCGCCGGACAAGAACACGCTGTACATGAAGGTGCGCGGCCGCGACGTGTATCGCGTCGACCTGGCCTATGGCTCGAACCAGCTGACCTGGCCGGGCTCGCATCTGGTGTCGGTCGTGCGCGGCCCCGACAGCGTCTGTCATCCGCTGGATCTGGACCTGCGGGTGTCCGACGGCTTCGGCTTCGCCATGCCGATCCGGGCCAAGGCGATCACCAAGCTGACGCCGGAAGAGATCGCGGCGCTGCCGAAGAAGGATCGGCCTTAG
- a CDS encoding ribonucleotide-diphosphate reductase subunit beta: protein MSVISTALPGLMTPSGGYKPFRYPWAYDFWKKQQQVHWMPEEVPLGEDLKDWAVKLNDKERNLLTQIFRFFTQSDVEVQDNYMERYGRVFKPTEVKMMLASFANMETIHIAAYALLLETIGMPETEFSAFMEYEAMKAKHDYMQTFGVETNADICRTLAMFGGFTEGLQLFASFAMLMNFPRFNKMKGMGQIVSWSIRDESLHCDGIIKLYHAFNKETGAVTKAVADDIVDCCKHVVGLEDRFIDLAFEAGDVQGMVPDDIKQYIRFVADWRLRQLQLPEVYGVKENPLPWLQSLLSGVEHANFFEARATEYSKAATKGQWHGADGVWTSFDEMMKKRTTDLTPAE from the coding sequence ATGTCCGTCATCTCGACCGCCCTGCCTGGCCTTATGACCCCCTCGGGCGGCTACAAGCCGTTCCGCTATCCGTGGGCCTATGATTTCTGGAAGAAGCAGCAGCAGGTCCACTGGATGCCCGAAGAGGTGCCGCTGGGCGAGGACCTCAAGGACTGGGCCGTCAAGCTGAACGACAAGGAACGGAACCTGCTGACGCAGATCTTCCGCTTCTTCACCCAGTCCGACGTCGAGGTGCAGGACAACTACATGGAGCGCTACGGTCGGGTCTTTAAGCCGACCGAAGTGAAGATGATGCTGGCCTCGTTCGCGAACATGGAGACGATCCATATCGCGGCCTACGCCCTGCTCCTCGAGACCATCGGCATGCCGGAGACCGAGTTCTCGGCGTTCATGGAATACGAGGCCATGAAGGCCAAGCATGACTACATGCAGACCTTCGGCGTCGAGACCAACGCGGACATCTGCCGCACCCTGGCCATGTTCGGCGGCTTCACCGAGGGGCTGCAGCTGTTCGCCTCGTTCGCGATGCTGATGAACTTCCCGCGCTTCAACAAGATGAAGGGCATGGGCCAGATCGTCTCGTGGTCGATCCGCGACGAGAGCCTGCACTGCGACGGCATCATCAAGCTGTACCACGCCTTCAACAAGGAGACGGGCGCGGTGACCAAAGCCGTCGCCGACGACATCGTCGACTGCTGCAAGCACGTGGTGGGCCTGGAGGATCGCTTCATCGACCTGGCCTTCGAGGCCGGCGACGTGCAGGGCATGGTCCCCGACGACATCAAGCAATACATCCGCTTCGTCGCCGACTGGCGCCTGCGCCAGCTGCAACTGCCGGAAGTGTACGGCGTCAAGGAAAACCCGCTGCCCTGGCTGCAGTCGCTGCTGTCGGGCGTCGAGCACGCCAACTTCTTCGAAGCCCGCGCCACCGAATACTCCAAGGCCGCGACCAAGGGTCAGTGGCACGGCGCCGACGGCGTCTGGACCAGTTTCGACGAGATGATGAAAAAGCGCACGACCGACCTGACGCCGGCGGAGTAG